The following proteins come from a genomic window of Lolium rigidum isolate FL_2022 chromosome 5, APGP_CSIRO_Lrig_0.1, whole genome shotgun sequence:
- the LOC124656760 gene encoding serpin-Z2A-like: MEKEARPSKKARSSVDSSGLTALALRLANTFSEGKNIIFSPFSIFTALGLVAAGARGRTLEELLDVLGASSREEVAEIVRGLAESALATGGSGPLTITFACSVWHQEGFALKTAYRDAAVESYKAEARAVDFHGDPEGSRKVINNWVADATNKLITSVLPPGSVHPYIMLVLANAMYFKGKWEDRFHRSLTKDADFYPLDGSPVRVPFMTAGRLPTSDTEDEFCLEEEEEVKYFIACHDGFQVLKLPYQAVNGGRYSMCVFLPDAHDGLPSLASEMASSGAAFLFDHLPTTRSSVRNLLLPRFKLSFSCSMKNTLESFGLRAAFSMEADLSYMAADDSGRDMKLRVEDVFHTAVVEVNEEGTEAAASIAATSVRYCAARMPLDFIADHPFAFFIVEELSGAVLFAGHVLDPSKNSE; this comes from the exons CGCGGCCAAGCAAGAAGGCTCGTAGTTCCGTCGACTCCTCCGGCCTGACGGCGCTGGCCCTCCGCCTCGCCAATACGTTCTCCGAGGGGAAGAATATTATTTTCTCTCCGTTCTCCATCTTCACGGCGCTGGGCCTAGTGGCGGCTGGCGCTCGGGGCAGAACCCTTGAGGAGCTCCTCGACGTGCTTGGCGCATCGTCGCGCGAGGAGGTGGCGGAGATCGTGCGCGGCCTGGCGGAGAGCGCCCTCGCCACCGGCGGATCCGGGCCGCTGACCATCACGTTCGCGTGCAGCGTGTGGCATCAGGAAGGATTTGCACTGAAGACGGCCTACCGTGACGCCGCCGTCGAGTCCTACAAGGCGGAGGCACGAGCCGTCGACTTCCAC GGAGATCCGGAGGGTTCAAGGAAGGTAATCAACAATTGGGTTGCAGATGCCACGAACAAGCTCATCACGTCCGTTCTCCCTCCAGGGTCGGTGCACCCATACATCATGCTCGTGCTGGCCAACGCCATGTATTTCAAGGGGAAGTGGGAGGATCGCTTCCACCGGAGCCTCACAAAGGACGCCGACTTCTACCCTCTGGACGGCAGCCCCGTCAGGGTGCCTTTCATGACCGCCGGGAGGCTTCCCACTTCcgacacggaggacgagttctgtctagaagaagaggaggaggtcaAGTACTTCATTGCCTGCCATGACGGCTTCCAGGTGCTCAAGCTCCCTTACCAGGCGGTGAACGGCGGGAGGTACTCGATGTGTGTCTTCCTCCCCGACGCACACGATGGTCTGCCTAGCCTGGCCAGCGAGATGGCATCCAGCGGCGCCGCGTTTCTGTTCGACCACTTGCCCACGACGCGAAGCAGCGTGAGAAATCTCCTGCTACCCAGGTTTAAGCTGTCATTCTCCTGCAGCATGAAAAATACCCTCGAGAGCTTTGGGCTCCGGGCAGCATTCTCCATGGAGGCCGATTTGTCTTACATGGCGGCGGACGACTCTGGCCGGGACATGAAGCTGCGGGTGGAGGACGTGTTCCACACGGCGGTCGTCGAGGTGAACGAGGAAGGTACCGAGGCGGCCGCTTCCATTGCCGCCACCAGCGTCCGGTACTGCGCCGCCAGAATGCCTTTGGATTTCATTGCTGACCACCCGTTTGCGTTCTTCATTGTGGAGGAGCTGTCCGGCGCGGTGCTCTTcgcaggccacgtccttgatccgtCTAAGAACTCGGAGTAG